The sequence below is a genomic window from Polaribacter vadi.
GGACGTTCTAAAGCAGAATTATTTTATATTGATCATTTTAGAGCTTTAGAAAAAGATTTCCCGAACTTTAAATTCTACATTGCTTTATCAGATCCTTTAGAGTCTGATAATTGGAAAGTGAAAAAAGATATTTATGATGAGTCAGGTGATGGTTTTGTAGGCTTTATTCATAATTGTGTAATTGACAATTATTTAAGTAAACACGATGCTCCAGAAGATATGGAATTGTATTTCTGTGGACCACCATTAATGAACAAAGCAGTTCAGAAAATGGGAGAAGATTTTGGTATGCCAGATGAAAATATACGTTTTGATGATTTTGGAGGATAGCCAAAGTAGAATTCCGAACAAATGTTAAATATAAAAAACCGATTCAATTAATTTTGAATCGGTTTTCTTATTTTTGAATTCGAGAAAATTAAAGAATAAATTTAGTTTTTATCTTTAATTTTAACATCAACATTCCCTTTGTCATCTGCTTTTACAGAGCCTTTAGAGGTTTCTACACTTATCGTTTTTTTCGCTTCTGTTTCTGTTTTTACTGTTTCCTTTTTTTTATCATCTCTACAAGAAGTTAAAGAAATAGTAAGGCAAAATGCTAAGAACATTATTTTTTTCATAATTGTTATGTTTTATCAATTGCAAATTACGTCGTATTTAAAATATAAGTTAATCCTATGCAATTATATAATAACTCATTAACAATTAAGCTAAAAATGTTTTAACGTGATAAACAGGTTCTCCATTTTCTTGCTCAAATAGTTTAGAAAAATCAAGCACATTTGGTTCGTTATCCAGTTCGCATAAAAGTTCTACAACTGCAACTAAACCATTAAATAGAGCTTCATTAGAAGTCGGGTTTTGTGGTTTTGGATTGTAATGACAAAGTGGTGTTTTAAATCCACAAGAATCTAAAAAGACTTTTTCAATTTGTAAAATTTCTTGAGGAGTATATCCATTAAATTTTCTTCCCAAATTTTGATGAACGCTACCAATATAATTTAGTTGCAGAGATCCATGTTCATTAGAAAGATGTTTCCAACTATCTTGATTGTCTAATATATTACCAACAGCACAAGCTGTACAATCTTCTGGATTTAACCTGTTATTATGATACGCATTATACAATTTAATTAAAGCGTGTTCTAATCTTTGCGAAGTTTTCATAAGCTATAATTTACTTTCTAAATATAATAAAATTTGTAATTATATTAAAATGAGAAGGTTTAAATCTTATTATTTTTAATAAATTTAAATTAGTGAACAACTCCTTTTAGGTAATTGTTTTAAGTCGTATTTTTGATTCTTAGAAATGATTCATCATGAAACGCATACACAAAATATTAAAGAAGAATAAGTACATCAAAATAAAATTAAAAAAAATTGCAACGAACCACTTAGAGTTAAAAGCTAAAATTAATGGTATAAAAGGTAGTTTTATTTTAGATACAGGAGCTTCTAATTCTTGTGTTGGGATTGATATGATTTCCTATTTTAATTTAGATGCTACAGAGAGCGAAACTAAAGCAGCTGGAGCAGGAGCTGTAGATATGGAAACTCAACAATCAGAAAATAATTTACTTAAAATTGGTGATTGGAAAACTAAAAAATGTCATTTAGTTTTGTTCGATTTAACCCATGTAAATACGGCCTTAACACAACATAAAGCCAAAGAAGTTCATGGAATTATTGGCGCAGATATTTTACGAAAAGGAAAGGCATTTATAGATTACAATAAGAATACTTTATATTTAAAAAAAACCAAAAAATAATCAATACAAAATAAGAAAAAATGAGTTTACAAAAACAAGTAATGGACAAAATGAAAGAGGCAATGAAGGCAAAAGATACTGTTGCTTTACAAGCTTTAAGAGCTGTAAAATCTGCTTTTTTGTTGGCTAAAACTGAAACTGGTGTTCAAGCTGAATTAACAGAAGAACAAGAAATAAAGATAATTCAAAAGCAAGTAAAACAAAGAAAAGACAGTGCTGCTATTTTTTTGAAACAAGACAGGCAAGATTTAGCAGAACCTGAATTAGCTGAAATTGCAGTTTTAGAGCAATTTTTACCAGAAGCGTTATCAGAAGAAAAAATTGAAGAAGTTGTTCTTGCAACAATCAATAAATTAGGTGCTTCAGGTATGCAAGATATGGGGAAAGTTATGGGAATTGTTTCTAAAGAATTAGCTGGAAAAGCTGATGGTAAAACAATATCTATTTTAGTGAAGAAAAATTTAGCTTAAAATTTAAACATTTTTTTCTGAAATAAAAATGGCTACGTAGTTCAACTGGATAGAATATTAGATTTCGGCTCTAATGGTTGGGGGTTCGAATCCCTTCGTGGTCACAAACTCAAAGTAAGTTAATTGCTTTGAGTTTTTTTATTAGGAATACTCAGATGTTAATTCATCTACAATTAAACCATCTTCTAACGTTTGAATTACGCCTAAAGCTGCTCTTTCTCCAGCAATCATAGCTGCATTTAATGAACCATTTAATAGTTGATCTCCTGCTAAAAATACGGTTGCTTTTAATTTGGTTTCTGTGCTAGAAATTTCATATTGTAAGTTCGTTAATTTTGGCAACGCTTTTTTAATATGATAATGTTTCA
It includes:
- a CDS encoding GatB/YqeY domain-containing protein produces the protein MSLQKQVMDKMKEAMKAKDTVALQALRAVKSAFLLAKTETGVQAELTEEQEIKIIQKQVKQRKDSAAIFLKQDRQDLAEPELAEIAVLEQFLPEALSEEKIEEVVLATINKLGASGMQDMGKVMGIVSKELAGKADGKTISILVKKNLA
- a CDS encoding retropepsin-like aspartic protease; the protein is MKRIHKILKKNKYIKIKLKKIATNHLELKAKINGIKGSFILDTGASNSCVGIDMISYFNLDATESETKAAGAGAVDMETQQSENNLLKIGDWKTKKCHLVLFDLTHVNTALTQHKAKEVHGIIGADILRKGKAFIDYNKNTLYLKKTKK
- a CDS encoding Na(+)-translocating NADH-quinone reductase subunit F, encoding MKTSQRLEHALIKLYNAYHNNRLNPEDCTACAVGNILDNQDSWKHLSNEHGSLQLNYIGSVHQNLGRKFNGYTPQEILQIEKVFLDSCGFKTPLCHYNPKPQNPTSNEALFNGLVAVVELLCELDNEPNVLDFSKLFEQENGEPVYHVKTFLA